In Diabrotica undecimpunctata isolate CICGRU chromosome 9, icDiaUnde3, whole genome shotgun sequence, the DNA window ctaatatttttatggatacataaaattttgttttgatatatttttattttgttttttttttattcttttatctttttgttttgttgcttttttttgtttttgctttttttttatttatttttttgttctatttctattttcttaattcttttatgtttcttttttattaatttgtggtatagttttctttttgtttttttttttcatatcatattaacagattatgcctatatactatttacaacttgtatttacatattttaacatgtttgtaaatgcaatgaagaatttccatattatttgaaaatattaagagattaaggtttgttggaaaacaacacttagaatttattaattccttataaagttcgattatattatttattgtaaatcacattctaatatgtgttagatcgcctatttggccacaagtacaattgggagtatttgataagccgatttcatgcatgtaagatggcgtaagagcatgatttgctctcagccgattaatggtttttataaaatgtcgattagattctgtgtaGAACCATCTTCTTGAGGATATCCTAGTGTTACAATGAGAAAAATTTAAGCCAGTCTTACATTCTCTGTAACCtaaatgccaattatttttaagtttttgtctactaacggtgtcaatatctgttgctggaattaaatttttatttactttttctcAAAGTATATACCTATGctgatttagccaaattgtcaacgatctcattccatgtaattattacatttaatcctaattgtatagtttcataaagaattttaggaattttcaattcaatgtggtttatgtgtttgaatgttgttaaatctgTCGACCACGCTTTTACTGTAAGTAAATATAAGATAGCTGCTAGTCGGATTCAGTACTACATACTGAAGAACAAATAATATTGCCATCATTTCTCCTGTGTATATTGAGCATTCACTGGGTGAGCTATACTggtgatggtaatttttattttcgtggaacATTGCACAGTCCGTTCCATTTACATCTTTTGACCCATCAATAAAAATGTACTGATaatttgtccatttttctttaataattatatcaaacatATTTGGGAGTAAATGTTAGTTTAAGTAACATATCCTAACCTTTCTAGAAAATAGTGTTTTTACTATTTCACCGTAGTAGGGCGGAATTTGGCTTTTATAGAGAATATCGTTATATTTTACCGTACTTAGGTAGCTTTCTACCAAGGGTATGgattttttagttctccagtacCTATGGGTGAGGTCTAAAACTGATAACTCATTCAGATCTTGAAggtatttataatttttggaCATAATTCGGACTGTAAATTTGTCGCTAAGGAATTGGCGGCGTAAATGCAATGGAGGTTCCAccgcttcattttccattatttgcactagagtggattttaaataatctaggcataatctcaggcatttattttttttgaacTTCTTGTTTAGATGTGTATTGGCCACTGATCCAAATAAGTGACAGTTATAGTCGAAAATCGGCCTGATCATGTTACGGTAAAACATCAAAGTAATATTTGGGTCTGCTCCCCtatttgttttacagaaagctcttaaaatgtttattgagttttctgattttttaacaatttgatgaatgtgatctttccataacaatttcctctctagataggtaccaagatatttaatacagttttttatagggaaattaaaatttttcacaTTAAGATTGTCTTGTGGAACTCTATGTTTTTGTGAAAAGTAACACACCTCAGTTTTTGTGTCAGAAATTGATAATCCTATTTTTCCGTAGTACTGATTTACGATTTCTAATGTGACTTTCAAATTATCCTCACAGGTACTTAACAATTGTCCTGCTGTATATAaaacaacatcatcagcatattgaagaatttttgtaTGGTTGGGTATACTAACTTCAAGATCTATGCTGTACAGGATATATAAAATCGGGCTTAAAATACTCCCCTGTGGCAATCCAATATTAGTTAGTCGAGCAAATGATCTAGGGATTCCAATATACATTTTTTGGTAAATAATGTCTAAACTGACATTATCAAAAGCAGCAGAAGTGTCAAGGAACGCAGCTGCTGTAGacttatttgatgtaaaattaagCTGAATTGAAGTTACTAGAGCTTTAGTTGCATTTTGAGTGGACCTAGACTTGCGAAAATCATATTGGGAACTTGGAAGTATACCATCGTGTTCTAGCCAATGTtgaaatctatttttaattattctttcaaatgtttttaaaagacatGAAGATCAGGAGATAGGTCGGTAAGAACTTGGATCACGTTCTGGTCTGCCAGGTTTTTTAATCGGAATTACCAGGTACTCTTTCCAACTATTTGGTACTGGTGTCTTATTTGtccaaatattgttgaaaatgtttactagtgaaattttatattctatGGGTAAGTTGTATAACAGCGAATATGACACATTGTCAATACCTAGAgaagtattatttctttgttcaagAGCTCGATGCAATTctcataaatgaaaattttcgtcaaaattGTGGTTTTATCTGGGTACTGTTTGGATATGTTCCTGTACAGTGTCGTCATTTGGAACCCATGCCGGGCCAATTTTACTATGGACTTCCTGCAACCATGTATCTTCTGGATCAATAGGTACTTTGTTGGCttgtttgcggtttttaaaacaattaactttTCGCCAGACACCTTTTATTGGTGTTCTTGAGTTTAGGCTTTCGCAAAAATCaatccaattcttctttttctttgcaATAGCATCTAGTCGTTTATACTTCATTAGGTTTTGGAGCGTTGGAttctgtttataatttataaacgcatattttctattttcagctatcttaattaaatatttaattattttttaacacatcaaataaacaaatcaaatatcTAGTAAactagtaaatattaaaaaaaaggcaATATTTACCTAcatcatttaaatagattactgaCCGATTTGGATTTAGCAAGTCACacattataaaaaacaatttaaaatattctgtccaaatatttaagttatttttcACCAGACGAATACAATGGAAATAACAATAAGCGTTTTATTTATATCTCATATTTTCTTCAtaatctggcatccgtgtacaggcTTGTATTGGAGAACCAATGAcgtatagaatttttcatataaaactgattgcacgtcattcaagatttacgacgtcagcaCCCcacaagtgacgtcacttatatttaaaatttcgagaacgtcaaccttagagttcaaattttcctaacatagCTAATAATACGGAACTGATCGATCTCTCATAGGCGTCAACATcctataataatcagaaaaataaaatcatcattatattggaaattttagaattatattgattaaataaccaaaaacatttgttattattaataatataaattttatgaaataagccttttaagtctaatatttcacaaaataattttgattaaatagattagacaattgtacgcaactgaaacaggaatacttcaaatttgattgacagttcagcgtgtgacaaaagtgtataaagtgttgccgcttttttagagtaagaattttgtttatgttttgatttcttgtaCAATTTGATCATAATGTAATATATATTAATACATTGTAATTATAAATAcgtattaaatttagattaatagccttaaaaactaattattgttgtgtattgtgattgtgctatgccaaaacaagtaaatagtctgtagaaagctgataagctttcagatTATTTTGACCAAGAAATGATGACGGgacatttttactattaaagctcTAAacgaggtaagtttaaaatttagaatatataattttttattagaatgttttctaatggatttcagtagtcttaaaactaaatgtatgtaattgtttgacaaatagttgacattttaaaaatttctcacttactgactattctgatgttttggcaataCTGTggagttctgacgtcgtaaatcttgaatgacgtgaaagcatttttatatgaaaaatgctatagatAAATAATTGGCAGATTAAGTCAAACTGTCAAACACTTTGCTGGTAAAAGGTAAAGGTTGTCTAACTATTAGAGAGTTAAAGTGCAGGTAACACGTAAACGTTAACACTAACGTAAACGTAAAGAAATAACGTTTACGGCCACTATACGTTTTAACTGTAAAGTGTAAAACCAAAGAAACGTTAACGTCTAACGTGTGTTGCTAACCCTAACCTTACTTTTACCACCGAACTTTACTCAGATTGTCAGATTTGGTGTAGATTGTATACAAATTTGAATGATTAGACAgtatcattttatatttttttccttatttaggtagattttttatgaaatattcTGATTGCTTTTACTGCAGAATGGAAGATATCCTTGATATTGAAATGTTTGGGGAATCTGATTTCGAGGATGATGACATGGACGATGCTGTACTTCTACATGTATTTGGTAATAATTTATTGGGAAATCGCGCTGATTTGTATGGTCGATTTTCACTAGAAACCCTGTCGGACCTAGAAGTAAAAAACTTATTCAGGTTTGAAAAAGTCCACATCCCTAGACTTGCATTGGCTTTGGGAATTCCAGAAAACATAACTACCTAGGAAAATATAACATTACCTGGTAATATATCTTTAAATTGGTTGAAAGTTTcgcttaaaatatattttgtcttCAGGTATAAATGCATTATGCATACTTTTAAGAAGATTTACATACCCAAACAGACTGTCTGATTTAGAACCTTTATTTGGCTATAGTTTCAAAGCAGTGTCCAGCATTGCCAATAAAACAATGGACATTATCATTCAAAACAAAGGTTACTTAATTGAAAATTTAGGAAATGTGCCATGGTTGAATGAAAACAAGTTAAACCAATATTCACAGGTAAAACGTTTTTTTTGGATTAACTATATCATATTACATACTACTTTTTAGGCAATTGCTCAAAAAGGTGCTCCCATAGATAACTGTTGGGGATTTATTGATGGTACTGTAAGACCAATATGTAGGCCAGTTGAAAACCAAAGAGAGTATTATTCAGGATACAAAAAAATACATTGTGTAAAATATCAATCGCTTATATGTCCTGATGGCATTATAATAAATTTGAAGGGTGCCTATCCTGGTCGAAAACATGATTCAGGTATTTTAAGAGAATCAGGCCTTTACAATGAACTGGAACAATTCTCAGTATTTGACAATAGGAATTATGTGATTTATGGTGATAAAGGCTATAGTTTAAGAGAACTTCTATTACGACCATACACAGAGAATGAAGTAGTTGGTAATCCTGCAAGACAACAGTTTAATACTGAAATGAGTAGATTAAGGATTGCAGTGGAGTGGGGATTTAACAAAATAATTCAGGAATTTgcatttttagattttaaaaagaaccaaaaaatattaaaacaagaaaTTGGCAAAATGTATAGAACAGCTGTAATTATGACAAATTGCCACACATGTTTGTATGGTAGCCAAGTAGCTACACATTTTAATGTGCATCCACCCAATCTTGAGGAATaccttaataataattaatttgttaaataaaaaatttttatgtgtacctttatttaataaaatgtttgtaaaaaatgtgtatttgattacaataaaaatatattaacctaAAATGTTAATAATAAGTAATGACAAGTTAATGATCAACATCTGTAGACATTTTTGATAACACTAAATTAATTAATGTTTGTTGATTTTTAAAAAT includes these proteins:
- the LOC140449888 gene encoding uncharacterized protein, whose translation is MDIIIQNKGYLIENLGNVPWLNENKLNQYSQAIAQKGAPIDNCWGFIDGTVRPICRPVENQREYYSGYKKIHCVKYQSLICPDGIIINLKGAYPGRKHDSGILRESGLYNELEQFSVFDNRNYVIYGDKGYSLRELLLRPYTENEVVGNPARQQFNTEMSRLRIAVEWGFNKIIQEFAFLDFKKNQKILKQEIGKMYRTAVIMTNCHTCLYGSQVATHFNVHPPNLEEYLNNN